In the genome of Hyphobacterium sp. CCMP332, one region contains:
- a CDS encoding valine--tRNA ligase, with protein sequence MAEELSTKYNPVAVEDKWYSHWMKNGFFKSSPDPSRKPYTIVIPPPNVTGVLHMGHMLNNTIQDVLIRRARMKGFEALWVPGTDHASIATEAKVVAMLKEKGLSKKEIGREKFLEHAWEWKEKYGGIILEQLKKLGASCDWDRTRFTMEESLSEAVIYVFVDLYEKGMIYRGIRMVNWDPEGKTAISDDEVVYKDVNSRLYFVNYKIEGEDREVTIATTRPETILGDTAVCINPNDERYKDLKGKKVIVPIANRLVPIIEDEYVSMEFGTGCLKVTPAHDINDYELGQKHQLESIEIFNDDGTLNKYGLHYENEDRFVVRKKIAKELESLGQMAKIEEYQNSVGFSERTDAVIEPKLSMQWFLKMDEITKPAYENVMNDTIKLIPPKFKNMYRHWMENVRDWCISRQLWWGHRIPAWYINGSDFVIAKNEDEALRKAKQKTGNEKLQKEDLKQDEDVLDTWFSSWLWPISVFDGFKNPDNKDINYYYPTNTLVTAPEILFFWVARMIIAGYEYKGERPFNEVYLTGIVRDKQGRKMSKSLGNSPDPLELIAKYGADGVRVGMLLSSPAGNDLLFDIKLCEQGRNFNNKIWNAFRLVRGWEVDEKKRPENEIAIEWFENRFRDSLQVLEDHFSKYRMSDALMTVYKLVWDDFCSWYLEMVKPPYQQAIDAHTYNATLQFFDKLVRVLHPFTPFISEEIWSKLRDRDEKDCLIVAEWPETHSYDEQIIDQANRIFEVVSAIRNFRNEKQISPKIVLNLNIETADIQVYQRFESVLKKLANIDALEFNQEAGSGDFALIVRKDKLHIPMDQSIDVEEEQKKLKEELEYTKGFLASVSKKLSNERFVNNAPEAVVAKEKQKQQDAEERIKVLEKQLESLS encoded by the coding sequence ATGGCTGAAGAATTATCAACCAAATACAATCCTGTTGCAGTAGAAGACAAATGGTATTCACACTGGATGAAAAATGGCTTTTTTAAATCAAGTCCAGACCCTTCCAGGAAACCATATACCATTGTAATTCCTCCTCCAAATGTAACCGGTGTCTTGCATATGGGCCATATGCTCAACAATACCATTCAGGATGTTTTAATTCGCCGCGCCAGAATGAAAGGTTTTGAAGCATTGTGGGTTCCCGGAACAGATCATGCCTCAATTGCCACAGAAGCAAAAGTAGTGGCCATGCTGAAAGAAAAAGGATTAAGTAAAAAGGAAATCGGCAGAGAAAAATTCCTGGAGCACGCCTGGGAATGGAAAGAAAAATACGGTGGTATAATTCTTGAACAATTAAAAAAATTAGGTGCAAGTTGCGATTGGGACCGCACGCGTTTTACCATGGAGGAATCCCTTTCAGAAGCAGTGATTTACGTTTTCGTTGATCTTTATGAAAAAGGAATGATTTATCGCGGTATTCGAATGGTCAATTGGGATCCAGAAGGAAAAACCGCTATTTCTGATGATGAAGTGGTCTATAAAGATGTGAATTCCAGATTGTATTTTGTCAATTATAAAATAGAAGGAGAAGACAGAGAGGTCACAATAGCAACGACGAGGCCTGAAACCATTTTAGGAGATACAGCCGTATGTATAAATCCAAATGATGAAAGATATAAGGACTTAAAAGGCAAAAAGGTCATTGTTCCTATCGCCAATCGCTTAGTGCCAATAATTGAGGATGAATACGTAAGTATGGAATTTGGTACTGGATGTCTAAAAGTCACTCCTGCACATGATATTAATGACTATGAACTAGGTCAAAAGCATCAACTTGAAAGCATAGAGATATTCAATGATGATGGAACATTGAATAAATACGGTTTGCATTATGAAAATGAAGATCGATTTGTAGTCAGGAAAAAGATAGCCAAAGAGTTGGAGTCGCTCGGTCAAATGGCCAAAATCGAAGAATACCAAAACAGCGTAGGATTTTCTGAAAGAACAGACGCGGTCATTGAGCCCAAATTGTCCATGCAGTGGTTTTTAAAAATGGATGAAATCACAAAACCAGCCTATGAAAATGTGATGAATGACACCATTAAACTTATTCCTCCAAAATTTAAAAACATGTATCGGCATTGGATGGAAAATGTTCGGGATTGGTGTATTTCACGCCAGTTATGGTGGGGACATAGAATACCGGCCTGGTATATCAATGGATCTGATTTTGTAATTGCTAAAAATGAAGATGAAGCGCTGAGAAAAGCAAAACAGAAAACAGGAAACGAGAAATTGCAAAAAGAAGACCTAAAGCAAGATGAAGATGTACTCGATACCTGGTTTTCAAGTTGGCTATGGCCGATTTCTGTTTTTGACGGCTTTAAGAATCCTGATAATAAAGACATCAATTATTACTATCCGACTAATACATTAGTCACCGCACCGGAAATTTTGTTTTTCTGGGTGGCCCGAATGATCATCGCCGGATACGAATACAAAGGGGAAAGACCATTTAATGAGGTTTATCTTACGGGAATTGTAAGAGATAAGCAAGGCAGAAAAATGTCCAAGTCATTGGGTAATTCTCCCGATCCTTTGGAATTGATTGCCAAATACGGAGCAGATGGGGTACGTGTAGGCATGCTTCTATCCTCACCCGCGGGTAATGACCTTCTTTTTGATATAAAACTCTGTGAACAGGGAAGGAATTTTAATAATAAGATCTGGAATGCATTCAGACTGGTTCGCGGTTGGGAAGTTGATGAAAAAAAGAGACCTGAAAATGAGATCGCGATTGAGTGGTTTGAGAATCGCTTTCGCGATTCACTTCAAGTACTTGAAGACCATTTCTCCAAGTACCGTATGTCGGATGCATTAATGACTGTCTACAAACTGGTTTGGGATGATTTCTGCTCCTGGTATCTCGAAATGGTCAAACCACCCTATCAGCAGGCTATTGATGCACATACCTACAATGCTACATTGCAATTCTTTGACAAGCTTGTAAGAGTACTGCATCCATTTACACCTTTCATCAGTGAGGAAATATGGTCCAAGCTGAGAGACAGGGATGAAAAAGACTGTCTGATTGTAGCTGAATGGCCGGAAACACATAGCTATGATGAACAAATTATCGATCAGGCCAACAGAATTTTTGAAGTTGTTTCTGCAATTCGAAATTTCAGAAATGAAAAACAGATTTCACCTAAAATCGTATTGAATTTAAACATCGAAACCGCCGATATTCAGGTGTATCAGCGATTTGAGTCAGTACTTAAAAAGCTGGCCAATATTGATGCACTTGAATTTAACCAGGAAGCCGGCTCAGGTGATTTTGCTCTGATTGTTCGAAAAGACAAGCTACATATTCCAATGGATCAAAGTATCGATGTGGAAGAAGAGCAGAAAAAACTC
- the fahA gene encoding fumarylacetoacetase, whose translation MNAGMDIEKNLTSWIEVDPNSDFSIYNLPYGIFKTKSSEFRPGVRIGNFIIDLSQLAELGYFDSLPTTDLSVFYESVLNPFIAQGKKHWTATRKRLIELFRKENEDLKKNKDHQKAILVPVEDAIMGMPVDVPDYTDFYSSIEHATNVGIMFRGKENALMPNWKHLPVGYHGRASSIVVSGTPIHRPNGQSKADDADAPSFGPSKLFDFELEMAFITGVNTKLGESIPVEKAEDYIFGMVLFNDWSARDIQKWEYVPLGPFLGKNFGSSVSPWIVTMDALAPFRVEGPKQDPKPLDYLKVYGKNNIDINLQASIITSEGAEKVISNTNFKYMYWSMSQQLAHHTVNGCNIRVGDMYASGTISGPTEDSYGSLLELTWRGSKPIAMPDGSERKFLQDGDTLVMKGFCKKDDIRVGFGEVSGKVLPSK comes from the coding sequence ATGAATGCAGGAATGGATATAGAAAAAAATTTGACATCATGGATTGAAGTTGATCCAAATTCGGATTTCAGTATTTACAATCTGCCTTATGGTATATTCAAGACCAAATCTTCGGAATTCAGGCCGGGCGTAAGAATTGGAAACTTCATTATTGATTTAAGTCAATTGGCAGAATTGGGTTACTTCGATTCATTACCTACTACCGACCTTTCGGTATTTTATGAATCTGTTTTGAACCCATTCATAGCACAAGGTAAAAAACATTGGACCGCTACAAGAAAGCGATTAATAGAATTATTCAGAAAGGAAAATGAAGATCTTAAAAAGAATAAAGATCATCAAAAAGCCATTTTGGTGCCGGTTGAAGATGCAATCATGGGTATGCCGGTTGATGTGCCTGACTATACCGATTTTTATTCGAGCATAGAGCATGCGACAAATGTTGGTATCATGTTTCGGGGAAAAGAGAATGCATTGATGCCCAACTGGAAACATTTGCCTGTAGGATATCACGGAAGAGCAAGCTCAATTGTGGTTTCGGGTACACCCATTCATCGGCCCAATGGACAGTCCAAAGCAGATGACGCCGATGCACCCAGTTTTGGTCCAAGCAAATTATTTGACTTTGAATTGGAGATGGCATTTATTACCGGTGTAAATACGAAATTGGGTGAATCCATTCCTGTTGAAAAAGCCGAAGATTATATATTCGGAATGGTTCTTTTCAATGATTGGTCTGCAAGAGATATTCAAAAATGGGAGTATGTCCCATTGGGTCCATTTTTGGGTAAGAATTTTGGTTCATCCGTTTCACCCTGGATCGTCACCATGGATGCACTGGCTCCATTCAGAGTAGAAGGGCCAAAACAAGATCCAAAACCACTTGACTACTTAAAAGTATACGGCAAAAACAATATAGACATTAATCTTCAGGCCAGTATTATAACTTCAGAAGGAGCTGAGAAAGTAATTAGCAATACTAATTTTAAGTATATGTATTGGAGTATGAGTCAGCAATTAGCTCATCATACGGTAAATGGCTGTAACATAAGAGTTGGAGACATGTATGCATCCGGGACAATTTCCGGACCCACAGAAGATTCCTATGGTTCACTTTTGGAATTAACCTGGCGCGGTTCTAAACCCATTGCAATGCCCGATGGCAGCGAACGTAAATTTCTACAGGATGGCGATACATTAGTGATGAAAGGTTTTTGTAAAAAAGACGATATACGCGTGGGTTTTGGAGAAGTTAGTGGGAAAGTACTACCATCGAAATGA